A window of Mucilaginibacter paludis DSM 18603 contains these coding sequences:
- a CDS encoding MgtC/SapB family protein: MANIIYGEEILKISLSALVGCLVGLEREVRRKPAGFRTLALISVGSTVFTICSYKMGFPANDDRIAANVITGVGFLGAGVIFRNGFSVSGITTAATIWIAAALGMLIGIGEYALSVLSLVISLIILYALQYIQNYIDSRFQRRDYTVTYNGAFDNAALINKLNELKLKARNFKETRQDSQTCFRFDVSGREKDLDVFNLWLKNEGRIYSFDW, encoded by the coding sequence ATGGCCAACATTATATATGGTGAAGAAATATTAAAAATATCCTTATCGGCACTGGTGGGCTGCCTGGTGGGTTTGGAGCGCGAAGTTAGGCGTAAGCCTGCCGGTTTCCGTACGCTGGCTCTGATATCGGTTGGTTCTACCGTCTTTACTATCTGCTCCTATAAAATGGGTTTCCCGGCCAATGACGACCGTATTGCCGCCAACGTAATTACCGGAGTTGGCTTTTTAGGTGCGGGTGTTATTTTCAGGAATGGGTTTTCGGTTTCGGGTATTACAACGGCGGCAACTATCTGGATAGCTGCCGCGCTGGGCATGCTGATCGGTATCGGCGAATACGCTTTGTCGGTATTGTCGCTGGTTATTTCGCTCATTATTTTATATGCGTTACAGTACATCCAGAATTATATTGATTCGCGGTTTCAGCGCCGTGATTATACCGTCACTTATAATGGCGCATTTGATAATGCTGCCTTAATCAATAAACTCAACGAGCTCAAGCTCAAAGCCCGCAACTTTAAAGAAACACGCCAGGATAGTCAAACCTGCTTTCGATTTGATGTGTCGGGTAGAGAAAAGGATCTTGACGTTTTTAACTTGTGGCTCAAGAACGAGGGACGGATCTATTCGTTTGATTGGTAG